A region of Aquarana catesbeiana isolate 2022-GZ linkage group LG08, ASM4218655v1, whole genome shotgun sequence DNA encodes the following proteins:
- the LOC141106802 gene encoding oocyte zinc finger protein XlCOF8.4-like has protein sequence MRMEEDRSHMTERILNLTLEIIYLLTRERFPLVKSGDHMTITVPPCDSLKPERHNMEKILEVTKKMMELLTGEVRRILGILGHYPVTDKGCVWMVTVSLCVSGSYKVSGCHCLFLHGGVGVFRRTQGSLQGRHDGQSAAPHITG, from the exons atgaggatggaggaggaccggagtcacatgactgagaggatactaaacctcaccctggagatcatctacctgctgaccagagag agatttcctcttgtgaagtcaggtgatcatatgaccatcacagtgcctccatgtgactccctaaaacctgagagacacaacatggagaagattctagaagtcaccaagaagatgatggagctgctgacaggagaggtgaggaggattctgggaattctgggacattatccagtaacagacaagggatgtgtctggatggtgactgtatcattgtgtgtgtcaggttcctataaggtgtcaggatgtcactgtctatttctccatggaggagtgggagtatttagaaggacacaaggatctctacaaggacgtcatgatggacaatcagccgcccctcacatcaccgggtaa
- the LOC141104867 gene encoding uncharacterized protein: protein MEELSGGHKDMMEPPSNRNPPETCPHPLYSRDSTQEGHTIPHHHQGEDLVIIKVEGEVEETYVRDDQQYMEEAGMTRTFIEEDTPTEISTGHAMEKPSKDHLTLSPGCRMEDEDITGDCGGEKTMISTMDGGLHSVDRPWSPSVSEQPRTVRDGAGIQGEETFSCSECGKYFSSALSLSIHQRSHAGENLHCCPKCGECFFHIGEFVQHQRSHTVKKPYSYSCFECGENFFHKGEFLKHYRSHTGEKPYSCPECGKRFTEKATLSRHQRLHTGEKLYSCSECGKSFTQKSLLVRHQRTHTGEKPYVCSECGKCFTQKRLLVRHQITHTGEKPYSCPECGKCFTQKSSLNEHQIRHTGTKQFICNECDKCYVRKSELVDHQRSHTGEKPYSCLECGKCFSRETYLNKHRKTHTTVKIN, encoded by the exons ATGGAGGAGCTTTCaggaggacacaaggatatgatggaaccACCTAgtaacagaaacccaccagagacatgtccccatcctctgtattcccgggattccacacaggaaggtcacaccatccctcaccatcatcag ggtgaagatctggtTATCATaaaagttgagggtgaagtagaagagacgtatgtgagggatgatcagcaatatatggaggaagctggaatgacgaggacattcatagaggaggacactcctacagagatcagcacag gacacgccatggagaaaccctcaaaggatcatctcactttatctccaggttgtagaatggaagatgaggacatcacaggagattgtggaggagaaaagacaatgatctccactatggatggtggacttcacagtgtggatagaccatggaGTCCCTCTGTctctgagcaacctcgtactgtgagggatggtgccggaatTCAGGGGGAGGAGacattttcctgttctgagtgtgggaaatatttTAGCTCTGCATTAAGTCTTTctatacatcagaggtcccacGCGGGTGAAAATCTTCATTGCTGTCCTAAATGCGGGGAATGCTTTTTTCATATCGGAGAATTCGTCCAACATCAAAGATCCCACACGGTGAAGAAGCCGTATTCGTATTCTTGTTTTGAGTGTGGAGAAAACTTTTTTCACAAAGGAGAATTCCTGAAGCATTACAGATCTCACACaggcgagaagccgtattcctgtcctgagtgcgggaaacgttttacAGAAAAGGCCACTCTTTCTAGACATCAAAGGTTGCACACGGGAGAGAAGCTATACTCCTGCTCCGAGTGCGGGAAAAGCTTTACGCAGAAAAGCCTCCTTGTCCGTCAtcaaagaactcacacaggagagaagccgtatgtctgctccgagtgcgggaaatgtttcacacaGAAACGCCTCCTCGTCCGTCATCAAAtaactcacacgggggagaagccgtattcctgccctgagtgcggcaAATGTTTTACGCAAAAGTCCAGTCTTAATGAACATCAGATACGCCACACGGGGACAAAGCAGTTTATCTGCAACGAATGTGACAAATGTTACGTACGGAAATCAGAACTGGTCGACcatcaaaggtctcacacgggggagaagccgtattcctgccttgAGTGCGGCAAGTGTTTTTCAAGGGAGACTTATCTTAACAAACATCGGAAAACCCACACAACCGTTAAGATTAATTAG